The segment AGTCATTGTATATTGGCAtcgcatcttttttttttttttgccaaagttGACCGTTTACAGAATGCTATGTTCAAGCATGGACAGTTCATCGCATTTGTAATATAatggcaattaaaaaaaatgcaatttccgaATCGCAGAAGTCAACAAGTTTTGGATCTGTAACAGTTAATGGATAAGTCGGTAATGTGTTCAAAGTGGGTTcacctccacatggaagggaagagataATCAAATTTTATGACtagttttagagtttatataaccATCATTTTTATACTAGAAaccttcaggaatctcaccacagaaCGTGGGATTGTGAGCTAATCTGTGTTCGGCGCGCACCGCCCCGTTTGGTTTGCCTCTCTGTTGACGTTGAGGGCAAACTCCACATGCCGTTTTATACACCTGCTGCAGGAGAATGTTTGACCAGCAAACCCATTGGTTACCTCCTGTCTCCTCTTTCAGCAGAAGAAGCATGTCCTCGAAGAGACAGATGGACCACTTGGAGAGGACGGCGAGCAACTACAGACAAAATGTGAGCCCCGCTTTGAGAAACGGTATTGTGACGGATAAAGACGAGGAGGCCGGTGGTTTCCCCCCTTTTGCTGCTGTGTTCATGCCTTTCTGTCCGGACGCCCGGTTGCAGGCGCTGTATCCAGCTCAGGTCTGTGGGATCGTGGACGAATCGGAAACGGTAAAGAGACTGAGGCTAGCCGTCCATCCAGACTTCAGCTTCAAAGCGGGACAGTGGTGAGTGGACGCGCGCGTTTCCATTAGCAGGATAGAGCTGATTGATGGGCTCAGATATCAGGGCAACTTATCACCAGCGCTCCTCTTTCTGTGCGGAACCCTCGGTGAATTTGAGCCGAGCAGCATCTGTGCCGTCGTGGGCTTGTAGTTGTGCTCGGCTTGTGTTCACGCAGGTTTCGGCAACCACAGAGGCCCACAAATCCCTTTTTGTGAAGCCCGCAGTGCTCAGATATTCCACTTGGTGGCGGCATTCTGCCAGATTCAACCTCCCGAGCTTTTAACTTTGGAATATCCCCTAAACTTTTACAGCTGGACTCGTCTTTCCGTCCGCATTTTCCATGACGTTGGCTTACCTGCTAAACGAATTAGAGGGTGATGTTAGACACAGATGTATGAAAAATAAAGCGGTTCATGTTTAGTGAACAGCTGCACATGCTTGAGATGACGTCAGGCCTTGGCCTGGAGAATTTTTAactaaagaaacattttagacTCAAAGTGATGAAAATATGTTCTTTGATGAAggcaggccttttttttttttcttgtccgtCTGTCTCGGTTCTGGTCAAGTCCATGTTGTTGGTGGGTGTTAGACAGCCAGATGTCCTGCTTTAACTGAttgttctatctatctatctatctatctatctatctatctatctatctatctatctatctatctatctatctatctatctatttcatattatatatatatatatatatatatatatatatatatatattgcacaCATCTGCGTATGTTTTTTAAGGACCGTCCAGATCTTCATCTTCAGGTAGGACAGGGCTAGAAATGAACTACTGTGGCAGATGCTTTATGCGTGCCTCCTTTGAGGGGGTAAACGGCCTTTATTTATAGCGTAACAGTGGATCATTGTTTTGGTGAAGCCCGGGTCCAGCTGCATCACATTGCTGCAGCGGTTGCACATGTGGCTGTGCTTTGTGGCAAACAAACAGGCTGCAGTTTGAATAAACTTGCTAGCAGGCAGCTGTGCTTCTGGTTTGATTATATGctctgttggttttttttttttttgtttctggaaCAGGCCTTCTCTTCTCCCTGAGGTCGGGGGTCGACGTGCTCCCCTCATTCAGCCGCCGACCCACAGTTCAGCGCATGAGAAACACAAAGCCTTTCCGGTTCTGCGAGGAGAGCGCGAGTTATCAGCGTTAACGGCAGTTTAAGGCTAATGTGGCGTTGTTCCTGTTTTCCGGACGCAGGGTAGACTTCTTCATCCCCGGTGTGGAGAAGGTGGGCGGCTTCTCCATGTGCTCCAGCCCCGGTTTGTTGCAGAGGGAGGGTGTCGTCGAACTGGCTGTCAAGTACACCACACATCCCCCAGCACACTGGATCCACACTGTGGTGAGTTAGGGGGGGGTGATTCCTGATGCACGGGTCCGGTAACTCCATAAGTTCCCCATAAATATTTCTCGTggctcttcaaaatgggaaagaccgTAGAACATGTCATTCAAGTAAGGCAGACGTGTGTTGAAACTCATAGGTGAGGAAATGGAGAGAGCTATTGTAATGACTGAAGTTGGCCTTAGCCATGGTCAGATAAGACTGTTTGAAGTTTTTCACAACAAACGCTCCTGGCGGGTTTCACACCGAAGATGAAAATcctcaaaaaaaacaacctttgtagCATAAAATCATATTAGGAACAGTTTTAATTGTGATGCCgttgcaaaaaaggaaaaaaaaaaaaaaactgcgatGCAATTATCCAAACTTTTctgcctctttttctttctcagcTCTTAAACATTGTATCCAGCGCTCAGCACCAGCTTTAAAACCTGAGATTCTGATAATAAATGCCAGCTGTGGGCATTAAGGGCAGTTGAACTATAGCATCCTGCCTAATATGGCGAGTCCCGGCCGTCCTGTTCCAGGGACGTTGTGTTACGCACGCTGTAGCTGGGATACAGATGCAATGCCATATAATTGTGCAGCTCCAGTTTTTGCTCATGTTTGCTTTCTTGATCCGCCTTCACATCTCCCTGTGGTCCCATTAACGAATGTCTTGATAAAAGTATCAAAGACAAAGTAAATTCCTTTGCTAAACAGCATGTTTACATAGAagtgaaacccccccccccctttctccaaaaagttatatttttggTGATACAAGGTTTTTCTGTCTGATAGCAATGCTGTTAAGTAGGTGgaggagctgttttttttttttttccccgtatCTGGCGGACTCAATGAGACGTCATCGGACCGGTCAACAGGATAAAGATCTCAGACACAAGACCAGATCTAGAGAGATCACACAAACAAGAAAGGTCCAGCATTGTGAAACGCAACAGAAGACGACTGGTAggggtttttatatatatatatatatatatatatatatatatatatatatatatatatatatatatatatatatataaaaaaaaacggcaaCAGGGGAGCTAATAAGTGTGACACCAATGATTTCTTAATGCGGGATGTTCTCCCACTGTATGAATTATAAATTTGGCTTTTAGTAGTCctttgctcccccccccccccctcctcgcTGCCGAGCGCACGTTTGTTGACACGTCTGCGTGTTTAACGCAGTCTTTATAATAAAGCCGTCTTTAAAGCGAGACCTCGTTGCAGAAAGATCTGAGGGAAAAGCGTCGTTCATTTGAGCGCAGTGAGACGTGCGTGTCTCAGCTCCGGGGACGGTTTGATCCTGTCGTTTGATACTGTACTCCAGGAATAGCTTAGGCGCCATCGCAGTAGCTTAAGAAGCCGCGTATTCCCATGCAGGTTCCCATACTTCAAGTGCGCAGAACGCATTTGAAGTACGGGAACTTGTGAGTTAACAGTAGGGTTCGTTCGTTTGTGTTCTCTGTTATTAACTCTGATACAGACTTCTTTTAGGTCTTCCTCCATTTTTAAACTGTCTTGTCTACCTTTTTCCTTCCGCCAGTGTGCAGTCGGCTCTCGCGTGGCCATGCGCGTCGGCGGGAACTTCTACTTCGACCCGCTGCCCTCGGATCCGTCGGCGGATCTGCTGCTGGTTGCGGGCGGCGTGGGGATCAACCCGCTCTACTCTATTCTGTTGCACACTTCAGATCTGCTGCGCCTCAGCCGGTCCTCTGGCGGCCGGGACTACCGCGTCGGCTCTGCCCACCTCTGCTACAGCGCCAAGAACACGCAGGAGCTGCTCTTCAAGGTTCgcctttttttttcccgcaGGTATCAGCCACGCATAGTAGGCCGTAGCCCGCTGTGTCACGACCTGTCGTGTGTTTATTCCAGAGCTCCATCGTTGAGAAATGCGCCGAGTTTCCTGACAAGTTCTCCTGCAACTTTCACGTCACGCAGCAGAGGGCAGAGGTCGAGCCGCGCCTTCAGCCCTTCGTCAAAAGTAATCCGCACACACGCAAACCTTTCCTCATTCAGCCGGGATGATTGATCGGCTGTCGCGTTCCTCCGTCTGCTTTCTTTGATCCGTCCCTTTCGTCTCAGCGACGGCGAGTTTTAATTGATGCGTTTTACTGCCtcctcaggtgggagaatcacAGAGGAGGAGTTGCAGGCCAAGGTGGACCCACAGAGGACTTTGTGTTACCTGTGCGGACCCCCACCGATGATAGAGGCGATTTCTAACACCCTCACGGGCCTCGGCCTCCCGAAGGACAGGATTCTGTTTGAGAAGTGGTGGTAGGACCGACGGGATGTTTCCAGAGGTTGCCCTCCTGGCTCTTGGTGGTCCCCAGACGGAGGACGTATGGACTGCCAAACAAAAATGGGTCCTCTCTACTCTGCTGTGGCGATCCATGCAAGGTCCCTGGCACCACTCCTGACCCATGA is part of the Fundulus heteroclitus isolate FHET01 chromosome 13, MU-UCD_Fhet_4.1, whole genome shotgun sequence genome and harbors:
- the oxnad1 gene encoding oxidoreductase NAD-binding domain-containing protein 1 isoform X3; this translates as MSAPCWFIRSAARSLSRQSPATAPLCWRLLLGPGSANSRRSMSSKRQMDHLERTASNYRQNALYPAQVCGIVDESETVKRLRLAVHPDFSFKAGQWVDFFIPGVEKVGGFSMCSSPGLLQREGVVELAVKYTTHPPAHWIHTVCAVGSRVAMRVGGNFYFDPLPSDPSADLLLVAGGVGINPLYSILLHTSDLLRLSRSSGGRDYRVGSAHLCYSAKNTQELLFKSSIVEKCAEFPDKFSCNFHVTQQRAEVEPRLQPFVKSGRITEEELQAKVDPQRTLCYLCGPPPMIEAISNTLTGLGLPKDRILFEKWW
- the oxnad1 gene encoding oxidoreductase NAD-binding domain-containing protein 1 isoform X2 gives rise to the protein MLSVLTGSRAAMSAPCWFIRSAARSLSRQSPATAPLCWRLLLGPGSANRRSMSSKRQMDHLERTASNYRQNALYPAQVCGIVDESETVKRLRLAVHPDFSFKAGQWVDFFIPGVEKVGGFSMCSSPGLLQREGVVELAVKYTTHPPAHWIHTVCAVGSRVAMRVGGNFYFDPLPSDPSADLLLVAGGVGINPLYSILLHTSDLLRLSRSSGGRDYRVGSAHLCYSAKNTQELLFKSSIVEKCAEFPDKFSCNFHVTQQRAEVEPRLQPFVKSGRITEEELQAKVDPQRTLCYLCGPPPMIEAISNTLTGLGLPKDRILFEKWW
- the oxnad1 gene encoding oxidoreductase NAD-binding domain-containing protein 1 isoform X1, producing MLSVLTGSRAAMSAPCWFIRSAARSLSRQSPATAPLCWRLLLGPGSANSRRSMSSKRQMDHLERTASNYRQNALYPAQVCGIVDESETVKRLRLAVHPDFSFKAGQWVDFFIPGVEKVGGFSMCSSPGLLQREGVVELAVKYTTHPPAHWIHTVCAVGSRVAMRVGGNFYFDPLPSDPSADLLLVAGGVGINPLYSILLHTSDLLRLSRSSGGRDYRVGSAHLCYSAKNTQELLFKSSIVEKCAEFPDKFSCNFHVTQQRAEVEPRLQPFVKSGRITEEELQAKVDPQRTLCYLCGPPPMIEAISNTLTGLGLPKDRILFEKWW
- the oxnad1 gene encoding oxidoreductase NAD-binding domain-containing protein 1 isoform X4, producing the protein MSAPCWFIRSAARSLSRQSPATAPLCWRLLLGPGSANRRSMSSKRQMDHLERTASNYRQNALYPAQVCGIVDESETVKRLRLAVHPDFSFKAGQWVDFFIPGVEKVGGFSMCSSPGLLQREGVVELAVKYTTHPPAHWIHTVCAVGSRVAMRVGGNFYFDPLPSDPSADLLLVAGGVGINPLYSILLHTSDLLRLSRSSGGRDYRVGSAHLCYSAKNTQELLFKSSIVEKCAEFPDKFSCNFHVTQQRAEVEPRLQPFVKSGRITEEELQAKVDPQRTLCYLCGPPPMIEAISNTLTGLGLPKDRILFEKWW